One region of Trinickia violacea genomic DNA includes:
- the iscA gene encoding iron-sulfur cluster assembly protein IscA, with product MAITLTDKAAQHVQKYLTRRGKGLGLRLGVRTTGCSGLAYKLEYVDELAPEDQVFESNGVKVVVDPKSLAYIDGTELDFAREGLNEGFKFNNPNVKDECGCGESFRV from the coding sequence ATGGCAATCACATTGACCGATAAAGCTGCACAGCACGTGCAGAAATACCTGACGCGACGGGGCAAGGGGCTCGGGCTGCGGCTCGGCGTACGCACGACCGGTTGCTCCGGTCTCGCCTACAAACTCGAATATGTCGATGAGCTCGCACCGGAAGATCAGGTGTTCGAGAGCAACGGCGTGAAGGTCGTGGTCGATCCGAAGAGCCTGGCGTATATCGACGGCACCGAACTCGACTTCGCGCGCGAGGGGTTGAACGAGGGCTTCAAGTTCAACAACCCGAACGTGAAGGACGAGTGCGGCTGCGGCGAATCGTTTCGCGTCTAA
- the hscA gene encoding Fe-S protein assembly chaperone HscA, producing MALLQISEPGMAPAPHQRRLAVGIDLGTTNSLVAAVRSSIPEVLPDEHGHVLLPSVVRYLEKGGRRIGHVAKAEAASDPRNTIVSVKRFMGRGKEEVEGHENAPYDFVDAPGMVQIRTVDGVKSPVEVSAEILATLRQRAEDSLGDELVGAVITVPAYFDEAQRQATKDAARLAGLNVLRLLNEPTAAAIAYGLDNAAEGLYAVYDLGGGTFDLSILKLTKGVFEVLAAGGDSALGGDDFDHALFRRALAKAGIDAKGLTPEDVRMLLDRVRETKEALSAAPNAKLQATLSSGAKLDVTVDETEFADLVQDLVQRTLGPTKKALRDAKIAPKEVKGVVLVGGATRMPVIRRAVEAFFGQPPLVNLDPDQVVALGAAIQADLLAGNRGAEGDDWLLLDVIPLSLGVETMGGLTEKIIPRNSTIPVARAQDFTTFKDGQTAMAIHVVQGERELVSDCRSLARFELRGIPPMAAGAARIRVTYQVDADGLLSVFAREQHSGVEASVVVKPSYGLADDDVARMLEESFKTAEIDMRARALREAQVEAKRLLEATEAALAADGELLDSDERAQVDAALNGLRTLAEGDDAGAIEAATKALAEQTDEFAARRMDKGIRLALTGRKLDEI from the coding sequence ATGGCTTTACTGCAAATTTCCGAACCCGGCATGGCGCCCGCGCCACATCAGCGGCGCCTCGCTGTCGGTATCGATCTCGGCACGACGAACTCGCTCGTCGCCGCGGTACGCAGCAGCATCCCCGAAGTGCTGCCCGACGAGCACGGCCATGTGCTGCTGCCCTCGGTCGTCCGCTATCTGGAGAAGGGCGGCCGGCGCATCGGCCACGTCGCGAAGGCGGAGGCGGCCTCCGATCCGCGCAATACGATCGTGTCGGTCAAGCGTTTCATGGGGCGCGGCAAGGAAGAGGTCGAGGGCCACGAGAACGCGCCCTATGACTTCGTCGACGCGCCCGGCATGGTCCAGATCCGCACCGTCGACGGCGTGAAGAGCCCGGTCGAAGTGTCCGCCGAGATTCTCGCGACGCTGCGCCAGCGCGCCGAAGATTCGCTCGGCGACGAACTCGTCGGCGCGGTGATCACCGTGCCCGCTTATTTCGACGAAGCGCAGCGTCAGGCGACCAAGGACGCCGCGCGCCTCGCGGGCCTGAACGTGCTGCGTCTGCTGAACGAGCCGACCGCGGCCGCGATCGCCTACGGTCTCGACAATGCCGCGGAAGGACTCTACGCGGTGTACGACCTCGGCGGCGGCACGTTCGACCTGTCGATCCTGAAGCTCACGAAGGGCGTGTTCGAAGTGCTGGCGGCAGGCGGCGATTCCGCGCTTGGCGGCGACGACTTCGATCACGCGCTGTTCCGCCGTGCGCTCGCGAAGGCGGGCATCGACGCGAAGGGCCTGACGCCGGAAGACGTGCGTATGCTGCTCGACCGCGTGCGCGAGACGAAGGAGGCGTTGTCGGCGGCGCCGAACGCGAAGCTTCAAGCCACGCTGTCGAGCGGCGCGAAGCTCGACGTCACGGTCGACGAAACCGAATTCGCCGATCTCGTGCAAGACCTCGTGCAACGCACCCTCGGGCCCACGAAGAAGGCACTGCGCGATGCGAAGATCGCACCGAAGGAAGTCAAGGGCGTGGTGCTGGTCGGCGGCGCGACGCGCATGCCGGTGATCCGGCGCGCGGTCGAAGCGTTCTTCGGTCAGCCGCCGCTCGTCAATCTCGATCCGGATCAGGTGGTCGCGCTCGGCGCGGCGATCCAGGCCGATCTGCTCGCGGGCAACCGCGGCGCCGAAGGCGACGACTGGCTGTTGCTCGACGTGATTCCGCTCTCGCTCGGTGTCGAGACGATGGGCGGGCTCACCGAAAAAATCATCCCGCGCAATTCGACGATTCCGGTTGCACGCGCGCAGGATTTCACGACCTTCAAGGACGGCCAGACCGCGATGGCGATCCACGTCGTCCAGGGCGAGCGCGAATTGGTATCCGATTGCCGATCGCTCGCGCGCTTCGAGCTGCGCGGCATCCCGCCGATGGCAGCGGGCGCGGCGCGCATTCGCGTGACGTATCAGGTCGATGCGGACGGCTTGCTGTCGGTGTTCGCGCGCGAGCAGCATTCGGGTGTGGAGGCGTCGGTTGTCGTCAAGCCGTCATACGGACTGGCTGACGATGACGTCGCGCGCATGCTCGAAGAGAGCTTCAAGACTGCGGAAATCGACATGCGCGCACGCGCGCTGCGTGAAGCGCAAGTCGAAGCGAAGCGCCTGCTGGAAGCGACCGAGGCGGCACTCGCCGCGGACGGCGAGCTGCTCGACAGCGACGAACGCGCGCAAGTCGATGCCGCGCTTAACGGCCTGCGCACGCTCGCCGAAGGCGACGATGCCGGTGCGATCGAAGCGGCAACGAAGGCGCTTGCGGAGCAAACCGACGAGTTCGCCGCGCGCCGCATGGACAAGGGCATTCGGCTCGCGCTGACGGGCCGCAAGCTGGACGAGATCTGA
- the fdx gene encoding ISC system 2Fe-2S type ferredoxin, with protein MPQIVVLPHVELCPEGAVIDAVPGKSVCDSLLEHGIEIEHACEKSCACTTCHVIVREGFDALTPSEEDEDDLLDKAWGLEPTSRLSCQTLVPESEDLVVEIPRYSINHAKENH; from the coding sequence ATGCCTCAAATCGTTGTGCTGCCTCACGTCGAACTGTGCCCGGAAGGGGCCGTGATCGACGCCGTGCCGGGCAAGAGCGTGTGTGACAGCCTGCTCGAGCACGGTATCGAAATCGAGCACGCATGCGAAAAGTCTTGCGCTTGCACCACGTGTCATGTGATCGTGCGCGAAGGGTTCGACGCGCTGACGCCGTCCGAAGAGGACGAAGACGATTTGCTCGACAAGGCTTGGGGGCTCGAGCCGACCTCGCGGCTGTCGTGTCAGACGCTTGTGCCGGAAAGCGAGGATCTCGTCGTCGAGATTCCGCGTTATTCGATCAACCACGCGAAGGAAAATCACTGA
- the iscR gene encoding Fe-S cluster assembly transcriptional regulator IscR — translation MRLTTKGRFAVTAMIDLALRQEQGPVTLAGISQRQRISLSYLEQLFGKLRRHEIVESVRGPGGGYNLARRAEDVTVADIIIAVDEPLDATQCGGKGSCEGTKTHDGHCMTHELWATLNQKMVEYLDSVSLKDLVDQQRSREGAPAVLRDRRTEPPAVEPPRVVPKGPNSVFNMASS, via the coding sequence ATGAGACTGACCACGAAAGGCCGTTTCGCCGTCACGGCGATGATCGACTTGGCACTGCGCCAAGAGCAGGGCCCGGTGACGCTCGCCGGCATCAGCCAGCGCCAGCGCATCTCGCTCTCGTATCTCGAGCAGCTATTCGGCAAGCTGCGCCGTCATGAAATCGTCGAGTCCGTGCGCGGACCGGGCGGCGGGTACAACCTCGCCCGCCGCGCGGAAGACGTCACGGTGGCCGACATCATCATCGCCGTCGACGAGCCGCTCGATGCCACGCAATGCGGCGGCAAGGGCTCGTGCGAAGGCACGAAGACGCACGACGGCCACTGCATGACGCACGAGCTGTGGGCCACGCTCAATCAGAAGATGGTCGAGTACCTCGACTCCGTCTCGCTGAAAGACCTGGTCGACCAGCAGCGCTCGCGCGAAGGCGCGCCCGCCGTGCTGCGCGATCGGCGCACCGAGCCGCCGGCCGTCGAGCCGCCGCGGGTGGTGCCGAAAGGACCGAATTCCGTTTTCAATATGGCGAGTTCGTAA
- the hscB gene encoding Fe-S protein assembly co-chaperone HscB — protein sequence MASISDSHFDLFQLPARYTLDADTLEHAYRTVQTQVHPDRFAAAGDAQKRIAMQWATRANEAYRTLRDPLKRAIYLLSIRGVDVAMESNTAMEPAFLMQQMEWREGVEDAAAAKNVDALDALLTELRDEERVRFTKLAALLDNGADQAAAEAVRQLMFIERVAAEIGTQIERLEH from the coding sequence ATGGCATCGATCAGCGACAGCCACTTCGACCTGTTTCAACTGCCGGCGCGCTACACGCTCGACGCGGACACGCTCGAGCACGCGTACCGCACCGTGCAGACCCAGGTGCATCCGGACCGCTTCGCGGCGGCCGGCGACGCCCAAAAGCGCATCGCGATGCAATGGGCGACCCGCGCGAACGAGGCGTATCGCACGCTGCGCGATCCGTTGAAGCGCGCGATCTATCTGCTGTCGATTCGCGGCGTCGATGTCGCAATGGAAAGCAATACGGCGATGGAGCCGGCGTTCCTGATGCAGCAGATGGAGTGGCGCGAGGGCGTTGAAGATGCGGCGGCGGCGAAGAACGTCGACGCACTCGATGCGCTTCTCACCGAATTGCGCGACGAAGAGCGCGTGCGTTTCACCAAGCTCGCGGCATTGCTCGACAACGGCGCAGACCAGGCGGCGGCAGAGGCGGTGCGGCAATTGATGTTCATCGAACGCGTTGCGGCGGAAATCGGCACGCAAATCGAAAGACTCGAACACTGA
- a CDS encoding IclR family transcriptional regulator, translating to MSETNPDSKTSIQVIERMMRLLDALASHTDPVSLKELAQRTELHPSTAHRILNDMVTCRLVDRSDPGTYRLGMRLLELGNLVKARLSVRDAALQPMRELHRLTGQTVNLSVRQGDEIVYIERAYSERSGMQVVRAIGGRAPLHLTSVGKLFLAADESSRVRAYATRTGLSGHTQNSITDLSKLERELLHVRQHACARDNEELELGVRCIAAGIYDDTGKLVAGLSLSAPADRLQDAWLGQLSQTALVISESLGYRPEAAQPDAHKRA from the coding sequence ATGAGCGAAACGAATCCGGATTCCAAAACGTCGATTCAGGTCATCGAGCGCATGATGCGCCTGCTGGACGCCCTCGCCTCCCATACCGACCCGGTCAGCCTCAAGGAACTGGCGCAGCGCACCGAGCTGCATCCGTCGACGGCTCACCGCATTCTGAACGACATGGTGACCTGCCGGCTGGTGGACCGCTCCGACCCCGGCACCTACCGGCTCGGCATGCGCCTGTTGGAACTCGGCAATCTCGTCAAAGCGCGCCTTTCCGTGCGTGACGCGGCGCTGCAGCCGATGCGCGAGCTGCACCGGCTGACGGGGCAAACCGTCAACCTGTCGGTGCGGCAAGGCGACGAAATCGTCTACATCGAGCGCGCCTATTCGGAGCGCTCGGGCATGCAGGTGGTGCGTGCAATCGGCGGACGCGCGCCGCTGCATTTGACTTCCGTCGGCAAGCTGTTTCTCGCGGCCGACGAATCCTCGCGAGTCCGTGCCTACGCGACGCGCACCGGTCTTTCGGGACATACGCAAAACAGCATTACGGATCTCTCGAAGCTCGAGCGTGAACTGCTGCACGTTCGGCAGCATGCCTGCGCACGCGACAACGAAGAGCTTGAATTAGGCGTGCGCTGCATCGCCGCAGGGATTTACGACGATACGGGCAAGCTGGTCGCGGGCTTGTCGCTCTCGGCGCCGGCCGACCGGCTGCAGGACGCGTGGCTCGGTCAGTTGAGCCAAACCGCACTCGTGATTTCTGAATCGCTTGGCTATCGGCCTGAAGCGGCGCAGCCGGACGCTCACAAGCGCGCCTGA
- the pbpG gene encoding D-alanyl-D-alanine endopeptidase — MKTEMFSSIKVMQGVALSTAMSVATSMIIAAALAAPVNAFAASADASAPATAAPSKPAKLHKKKVASDATRKSSKAEKAASAQSDQAPVRVESKKKRVSYTVDAHGRHTAVRKVAFAPRQQSVGQAFGLRDTPDALALRSSVAYVVDQNTGETLFDKNSRAVVPIASVTKLMTAMVVLDSKLPMTDQIEVTDEDRDYIKNTGSRLSVGSVLSREDMLHIALMASENRAAAALSRYYPGGRPAFLQAMNDKAKQLDMTDTHFESPSGLTSENVSSARDLVKMVNAAYQYPLIRKFSTDESYDVFTGKRTIPYRNTNALVRNPTWDIGLQKTGFINEAGECLVMQATIEGRPVIMVLLDSSGKYSRFADATRVRNWLDAGGAQRITSADASGSGT; from the coding sequence ATGAAGACCGAAATGTTTTCGTCGATCAAAGTGATGCAAGGCGTGGCGCTAAGCACCGCGATGTCGGTCGCCACCTCGATGATCATTGCCGCAGCGCTTGCCGCTCCGGTCAATGCCTTCGCCGCATCCGCCGATGCTTCGGCTCCCGCGACGGCCGCGCCGTCGAAACCCGCCAAGCTGCACAAGAAGAAAGTCGCTTCGGACGCGACGCGAAAATCGTCGAAAGCCGAGAAAGCTGCGTCCGCGCAGAGCGACCAGGCGCCGGTTCGCGTCGAATCGAAGAAGAAGCGGGTTTCCTACACAGTAGACGCGCATGGCCGCCACACTGCAGTGCGCAAGGTCGCATTTGCGCCGCGTCAGCAATCGGTCGGGCAGGCGTTTGGCCTGCGCGACACGCCAGATGCGCTCGCCTTGCGCTCGAGCGTAGCCTACGTCGTCGACCAGAACACCGGCGAAACGCTGTTCGACAAGAACTCGCGCGCAGTCGTGCCGATCGCATCCGTCACGAAGCTGATGACGGCGATGGTCGTGCTCGACTCGAAGCTGCCGATGACCGATCAGATCGAAGTCACCGATGAGGATCGCGACTACATCAAGAACACGGGCTCGCGCCTGTCGGTCGGCTCGGTGCTTTCGCGCGAAGACATGCTGCATATCGCGCTGATGGCGTCGGAAAACCGCGCGGCCGCGGCGCTGTCGCGCTACTACCCGGGTGGCCGCCCGGCGTTCCTCCAGGCGATGAACGATAAGGCGAAGCAGCTCGACATGACCGATACGCACTTCGAGAGCCCGTCCGGCTTGACGAGCGAGAACGTGTCGAGCGCGCGCGATCTCGTGAAGATGGTCAACGCGGCCTATCAATATCCGCTGATCCGCAAGTTCTCGACCGACGAGAGCTACGACGTCTTCACCGGGAAGCGCACGATCCCCTATCGCAACACGAATGCGCTGGTGCGCAATCCGACTTGGGATATCGGCCTGCAGAAGACGGGCTTCATCAACGAAGCGGGTGAGTGCCTCGTGATGCAGGCGACGATCGAAGGCCGTCCGGTGATCATGGTGTTGCTGGATTCGTCGGGCAAGTACTCGCGATTCGCCGACGCGACGCGCGTGCGCAATTGGCTCGATGCAGGCGGTGCTCAGCGCATTACCAGCGCCGATGCGAGCGGCAGCGGCACGTGA
- a CDS encoding lactate utilization protein B, which translates to MQVQSMQFKARAGQKLADQRLQQNLTKLSTKFVSARASAMTAIDFPATRAALKARRDRALENLDVWLETFEREATRRGVTVLFAETTQEAARLVADIAKQHDVKKVIKTKSMVSEEMRLNAVLGEMGVQSIETDLGEYILQINDNEPPSHIIAPVVHKDKEEIADLFAKTHGRARLTEITQMTREAREVLRPHFMSADMGVTGGNFVIAETGSVAVVTNEGNEGMCTVMPRVHVAVTGIEKVLPTLEDLATAMRLLPRSATGQTTSNYFSLLTGPRAAGDQDGPEHMYVVLVDGGRTGLIGGEFQEMLRCIRCGACMNHCPVYQKVGGHAYGWVYPGPMGSVLTPSYVGLDKALDLPQAATLCGECNSVCPVGIPLSDLLRKLREKQMERHLRPWRERAGLAVWGFLALRPGLYNLVTKLAVRVLERAGGQRRAISRLPLAQGWTATRDMPAPVGRTFRELYAAQRSHIG; encoded by the coding sequence ATGCAAGTCCAATCGATGCAATTCAAGGCGCGCGCGGGCCAGAAGCTCGCCGACCAGCGTCTCCAGCAGAACCTGACCAAGCTGTCGACGAAGTTCGTCTCGGCGCGCGCGAGCGCGATGACCGCGATCGATTTCCCCGCGACGCGCGCGGCGCTGAAGGCGCGCCGCGACCGCGCGCTGGAAAATCTCGACGTCTGGCTGGAAACGTTCGAGCGCGAAGCGACGCGGCGCGGCGTCACGGTGCTGTTCGCGGAAACGACGCAGGAGGCGGCGCGGCTCGTCGCCGACATCGCGAAGCAGCACGACGTCAAGAAGGTGATCAAGACGAAGTCGATGGTGTCCGAGGAGATGCGCCTGAACGCGGTGCTCGGCGAAATGGGCGTGCAGTCGATCGAGACCGACCTTGGCGAATACATCCTGCAGATCAACGATAACGAGCCGCCGAGCCACATCATTGCGCCCGTCGTCCACAAGGACAAGGAAGAGATTGCGGACCTGTTCGCAAAAACGCACGGGCGCGCGCGCCTCACGGAAATCACGCAGATGACGCGCGAGGCGCGCGAAGTGCTGCGTCCGCATTTCATGTCGGCGGACATGGGCGTGACCGGCGGCAATTTCGTGATCGCCGAGACCGGCTCGGTTGCGGTCGTGACGAACGAAGGCAACGAAGGGATGTGCACGGTGATGCCGCGCGTGCATGTCGCCGTGACGGGCATCGAAAAAGTGCTGCCGACGCTCGAAGACCTCGCCACCGCGATGCGTCTGCTGCCGCGCTCGGCGACAGGACAGACCACGTCGAATTACTTCTCCTTGCTGACGGGCCCGCGCGCGGCGGGCGATCAGGATGGCCCCGAGCATATGTACGTCGTGCTGGTCGACGGCGGCCGCACGGGGCTGATCGGCGGGGAGTTTCAGGAGATGCTGCGCTGCATCCGCTGCGGCGCGTGCATGAATCATTGTCCCGTGTATCAGAAGGTCGGCGGCCATGCCTATGGATGGGTGTATCCCGGGCCGATGGGCTCGGTGCTGACGCCGAGCTACGTCGGTCTCGACAAGGCGCTGGACCTGCCGCAAGCCGCGACGCTGTGCGGCGAGTGCAATAGCGTCTGTCCGGTGGGGATCCCGCTTTCTGACTTGTTGCGCAAGCTGCGCGAAAAGCAAATGGAGCGGCATTTGCGACCGTGGCGCGAGCGGGCCGGGCTCGCGGTCTGGGGCTTTCTCGCGCTGCGGCCGGGCCTGTACAACCTCGTGACGAAGCTTGCGGTGCGGGTGCTCGAACGCGCCGGCGGGCAGCGGCGTGCGATATCGCGCCTGCCGCTCGCCCAGGGCTGGACGGCGACGCGCGATATGCCGGCGCCGGTCGGACGGACGTTCCGCGAGCTGTACGCGGCGCAACGCAGCCACATCGGCTGA
- the iscU gene encoding Fe-S cluster assembly scaffold IscU, with protein MSYSNKVLDHYENPRNVGTFAKDDDAVGTGMVGAPACGDVMKLQIRVGADGVIEDAKFKTYGCGSAIASSSLVTEWVKGKTLDQALSIKNTQIAEELALPPVKIHCSILAEDAIKAAVADYKQRHGGEQASDEAKQQVA; from the coding sequence ATGTCTTACAGCAACAAAGTTCTGGACCATTACGAAAACCCGCGCAACGTCGGCACGTTCGCGAAGGACGACGATGCGGTCGGCACCGGCATGGTCGGCGCGCCCGCGTGCGGCGACGTGATGAAGCTGCAGATTCGCGTCGGCGCCGATGGCGTCATCGAAGACGCGAAGTTCAAGACGTACGGCTGCGGTTCGGCGATCGCGTCGAGCTCGCTTGTCACCGAATGGGTGAAGGGCAAGACGCTTGACCAGGCGCTCTCGATCAAGAACACGCAGATCGCCGAAGAGCTCGCGCTGCCGCCGGTGAAGATCCACTGTTCGATCCTCGCGGAAGACGCCATCAAGGCGGCTGTCGCCGACTACAAGCAGCGCCACGGCGGTGAGCAAGCGTCGGACGAAGCGAAGCAACAGGTCGCCTGA
- a CDS encoding IscS subfamily cysteine desulfurase: protein MNNDIPHLPIYMDYSATTPVDPRVVDKMIPYLREQFGNPASRSHSYGWDAERAVEEARENVAALVNADPREIIWTSGATESDNLAIKGAAHFYKSKGKHIITVKTEHKAVLDTARELEREGFDVTYLDVKADGLVDLDVFKAAVRPDTILVSVMFVNNEVGVIQDIATIGEICREKGIIFHVDAAQATGKVEIDLAKLKVDLMSFSAHKTYGPKGIGALYVRRKPRVRIEAQMHGGGHERGMRSGTLATHQIVGMGEAFRIAREEMATENERVRMLRDKLLRGLSEIDEVYVNGDMEQRIPHNLNISFNFVEGESLIMAIKDVAVSSGSACTSASLEPSYVLRALGRNDELAHSSIRFTVGRFTTEQDVEYVVNLLKGKIAKLRDLSPLWEMHQDGIDLSTIKWAAH, encoded by the coding sequence ATGAATAACGATATTCCCCACCTGCCCATTTACATGGACTACAGCGCGACGACGCCTGTCGATCCGCGCGTGGTGGACAAAATGATCCCATATCTGCGCGAACAATTCGGCAACCCGGCTTCGCGCAGCCACTCGTACGGCTGGGACGCCGAACGGGCTGTGGAAGAAGCGCGCGAGAATGTCGCTGCGCTCGTCAATGCAGATCCGCGCGAAATCATCTGGACCTCGGGCGCGACCGAATCGGACAACCTCGCGATCAAGGGCGCAGCCCACTTCTACAAGAGCAAGGGCAAGCACATCATCACGGTGAAGACCGAGCACAAGGCCGTGCTCGACACCGCCCGCGAGCTCGAGCGCGAAGGCTTCGACGTCACGTACCTGGACGTGAAGGCCGATGGCCTCGTCGATCTCGACGTGTTCAAGGCCGCGGTGCGCCCGGACACGATTCTGGTTTCGGTGATGTTCGTGAACAATGAGGTCGGCGTGATTCAGGACATCGCGACGATCGGCGAAATCTGCCGTGAAAAAGGCATCATTTTCCACGTCGATGCGGCGCAGGCGACGGGCAAGGTCGAGATCGACCTTGCCAAGCTCAAGGTCGACCTGATGTCGTTCTCGGCGCACAAGACTTATGGCCCGAAGGGCATCGGCGCGCTGTATGTGCGCCGCAAGCCGCGCGTGCGCATCGAAGCGCAAATGCACGGCGGCGGCCACGAGCGCGGCATGCGCTCGGGCACGCTGGCGACGCATCAGATCGTCGGCATGGGCGAAGCGTTCCGGATCGCGCGCGAAGAAATGGCGACGGAAAACGAGCGCGTGCGGATGCTGCGCGACAAGCTGCTGCGCGGCCTCTCGGAGATCGACGAGGTCTACGTCAACGGCGACATGGAACAGCGCATTCCGCACAACTTGAACATCAGCTTCAATTTCGTCGAAGGCGAGTCGCTGATCATGGCGATCAAGGATGTCGCGGTGTCGTCGGGTTCGGCGTGCACGTCGGCCTCGCTGGAGCCGTCGTACGTTCTGCGCGCGCTCGGCCGCAACGACGAGCTCGCGCACAGCTCGATCCGCTTTACGGTCGGCCGCTTCACGACGGAACAGGATGTCGAGTACGTCGTCAATCTGTTGAAGGGCAAGATTGCAAAACTGCGCGATCTGTCGCCGCTTTGGGAAATGCATCAGGACGGCATCGATCTGTCGACGATCAAGTGGGCCGCGCACTAA
- a CDS encoding (Fe-S)-binding protein — translation MRVGLFVTCLIDLMRPEIGFSVIKLIERAGFEVVVPPAQTCCGQPAYNSGDRRLARDLAEKMLREFEQFDYVVVPSGSCGGMVGVHYGDLFRDDPELMSRYGRLRPKVFELTDFLVNVAKIELGPLGFEGTVTYHDSCSGLRELGVKAQPRALLAQAGVAVAEMKGCEHCCGFGGTFAVKYGNISTAIVDEKCANIQASGAGAVVLGDLGCMLNIEGRLRRNGDTTTRVLHIAQVLAGDA, via the coding sequence ATGCGAGTCGGATTGTTCGTCACCTGCCTGATTGACCTGATGCGCCCGGAAATCGGGTTTTCCGTCATCAAGCTGATCGAGCGCGCGGGTTTCGAAGTCGTCGTTCCGCCTGCGCAGACCTGCTGCGGGCAACCTGCCTATAACTCCGGCGACCGGCGCCTCGCGCGCGATCTCGCCGAAAAGATGCTGCGCGAGTTCGAGCAATTCGATTACGTCGTGGTGCCGTCAGGCTCGTGCGGCGGCATGGTTGGCGTGCATTACGGTGACTTGTTCCGCGACGATCCCGAACTGATGAGCCGCTACGGGCGGCTGCGTCCGAAAGTCTTTGAGCTGACCGATTTCCTCGTCAACGTCGCGAAGATCGAGCTGGGCCCGCTCGGGTTCGAGGGAACGGTCACGTATCACGATTCGTGCTCGGGCTTGAGAGAGCTTGGTGTGAAGGCTCAGCCGCGCGCGCTGCTTGCCCAAGCTGGCGTGGCGGTCGCCGAAATGAAGGGCTGCGAGCACTGCTGCGGCTTCGGCGGAACGTTCGCCGTGAAGTACGGCAACATCTCGACAGCGATCGTCGACGAGAAATGCGCGAATATCCAAGCAAGCGGCGCCGGCGCAGTCGTGCTCGGCGACCTCGGCTGCATGCTCAATATAGAAGGGCGCCTGAGGCGCAACGGCGATACCACGACGCGCGTGCTGCACATCGCGCAGGTCCTCGCGGGCGACGCATAG
- a CDS encoding low molecular weight protein-tyrosine-phosphatase, with protein sequence MKSVAICFVCLGNICRSPTAEAVMRAQIEAAGLAAQIVVDSAGTGNWHVGEAPDARAQGAARQRGYDLSALRGRQIGKADFERFDLLLAMDDANLRELHELCPPEYRHKVHLLMEYAARAESLEVSDPYFGGAQGFEQVLDQCEEACQGLLADLRTRLAAAN encoded by the coding sequence ATGAAATCTGTTGCAATCTGCTTCGTCTGCCTCGGCAACATCTGCCGTTCGCCCACCGCCGAGGCGGTGATGCGCGCGCAGATCGAAGCGGCCGGATTGGCGGCGCAGATCGTTGTCGACTCGGCGGGCACCGGCAACTGGCACGTCGGCGAGGCACCGGATGCGCGGGCGCAGGGCGCCGCGCGGCAACGTGGTTACGATCTGTCGGCGCTGCGCGGCCGTCAGATCGGCAAAGCCGATTTCGAACGCTTCGACCTGCTGCTGGCAATGGACGACGCGAATCTGCGCGAATTGCACGAGCTGTGTCCGCCGGAGTATCGGCACAAGGTGCACTTGTTGATGGAATATGCGGCGCGAGCGGAAAGCCTCGAGGTTTCAGACCCTTACTTCGGCGGCGCCCAAGGGTTCGAGCAGGTGCTCGATCAATGTGAAGAGGCGTGCCAGGGCTTGCTCGCCGATTTGCGCACAAGGCTGGCGGCTGCGAATTAA
- the iscX gene encoding Fe-S cluster assembly protein IscX, producing MKWTDTQEIAMALTDKHTDIDPQYVRFTDLHRWVTELEGFDDDPNRSSEKILEAIQLAWIEDAAE from the coding sequence ATGAAGTGGACCGATACGCAAGAAATCGCGATGGCCTTGACCGACAAGCACACGGATATCGATCCGCAATATGTGCGGTTCACCGATTTACATCGCTGGGTCACCGAGCTAGAGGGCTTTGACGACGATCCCAATCGATCGAGCGAGAAGATTCTCGAGGCGATCCAGCTGGCCTGGATCGAAGACGCAGCCGAATAA